CACCCATATAGGAGACGCCTCCGAAAAACAGCCTCTTATTTCTTCCCTTCGCTTTTGGAAGGGAACTGGAATTTCTGTAACCGAATAGTACAGCATCTGATACCTTCTCCGCTAAAAATGTGTATCTTCGTCAGTGTATGGACATTGCTGATTACAGGATATAACTGGGCATTATCTATCGGCTGGTGGCTTATACTCTTCGGCCTACTAGTTACTTATAGTCTGGCTATTCCGGATTATTTGGTGGAAGACAAAAAGAAAAAACATTCAATATGGAGAAAAAGACATTTAAGCAACGAATTAAAGAAAAACCCAGTTTAAAGCAAGCAGTGTATCGGCTTATTATGCATCCTGTCAAAACTCGTCCAAACTGGTGGATACGCCTCTTTGATTTCATCTACCTGAAACGCGGAAAAGGCTCTGTGATCTATCGGAGTGTACGCAAAGATCTTCCTCCTTTCAACCATTTCTTTTTAGGAAAATATTCTGTGGTTGAAGATTTCTCCTGCCTTAATAATGCAGTTGGTGATTTGACTATCGGAGATTATACCCGTGTCGGATTAAGAAATACGATTATAGGTCCGGTCAATATCGGCAATCACGTTAATCTAGCCCAAAATGTGACCGTAACAGGACTCAATCATAATTATCAGGATGTGAAAAAGATGATCGACGAACAAGGGGTCAACACACAGCCCGTTGTTATTGAAGATGACGTATGGGTAGGCGCTAACTCAGTTATTCTTCCAGGAGTGACTTTAGGGAAGCACTGTGTAGTAGCTGCCGGAAGCGTAGTCAGCCATTCCGTACCTTCCTATTCTATATGTGCCGGATGTCCTGCAAAAGTTATCAAAACCTATGATTTTGAAACAAAAGAATGGAAAAAGGTGGAAAAAACAGTATCCGGTAATTATAAATAGTGAGAATAGCTACGCAATATACCTCATAAAGGTGATTGTGACACCCACTGAAACGCTTTATCTTTGCAGTATCAGAATTGAATTAATTAGTCATAATTTTATTACGTAGCCACATTTAAGTAAAAATGAAATAGAGTCCCGCCGAAGCGATTTCGTCGGGATTTTGTTTTTGCTTTAAGCACAGATTACACAGACTTTAGGTTTTATTAATCAGGAGACATAACTCCGTTAATCTGTTCCTAAAATAAAAAAACGAGCTAATTCCTTCTATGGAACCACTCGTCTCGCATCAGAAAAGCCTTTGGGGCTTTTCTTTTCATTACCTCTTTTTTCCTGAAAACTAATCTTCTTTTTACCTAAAAACGTATTACCTATCGTTGTCCTTTTACCTTCTATTAAAACTTTTCCTATTGAACTAAAACTATTAATACCTTAAATTGTCAAATCTAATACCTTTAACCTTTTTCTTTTACCTTATAAACTAACAGTTTCTCAACTGCACTGCAAAGGTACGAAATATTTTCGTGTACGCAAACGGTTTTGTGTTTTATAACACTTTCAGTAGTTACAAATCTTTCACATCACTAAGCGTAACCAGCTTATTTACAATAGCATAGATAGTCAGGCCAGCTGCACTGTGTATTTGCAATTTTTTGCTAATATTCCTCCGGTGAGTAATCACTGTATGAATCGATAAAAACAATTTTTCCGCAATTTCTTTATTAGTCATACCTTTTACCACACAGATCACAATCTCTTTCTCCCGTTGGCTAAGTGCGTCCTGACTATCCACTTCATCCTCTTCCGAAGACATATCCAACAAACCGGCAATTTTCTTGGAAAGAGTTTCCAGATCATCGAATATGGAGATCGACTCGTCATACTTACTTAGCAATGAAGCATCCACAAAAGAAGTGACCAATGCTATCAAACGTATCTTTTTGCCAGATACTTCTTCCCGGAACTTATTTACGTCAAAATAATCGCCAAAAGTCGGATTTACAATCAACATTTCAGGGCATTGTGTCCGCAAGCAATCATGCAAAGCCTCAGCAGAAAGTAACTCTATTGGCTGCACCTTTGCATTAGGAAGACGTTTCAATGCCGCAGTCAGTCCTCCACGAATAATCACAGAAGTTTCTGCAATGGCTATTCGAATAACTTCGTTATTTTTCATTTTCTCTTATCCTCCTTTCCAACTTCAGAATGGCAGGAACAAAAATATAATCTTCAACCTTGCAATGGGATTCCAATCCCGCCTCACAAGCATAGATATCAAAAAGGGCTGCATTCAGCAAATTTTCGTTCGCCTTGGCAGGGCAATATTTAATTATGATATTTTTCAGTTCTGTCAACTTCTCCCCTACTTGATCATGATGCTTAGAGAACGTACTGATCTGGTAGTTTTTAGGAGCATCCCCTTTAATCAGTAAATCCACATACTTAAACACTGTTTTTTCTTCATAATCCATGTGCTTGCGCACCTCCTTTGTATATTCATCGAAGAATTTGAGAATAAGAAAAGCGACATCATCCTGAGAACAGTCTATCGCTTCAATCAGTTTACGACGAATAGCGGGAAGGGAGAAATCAAGAAAATAAATATGCGCCTGACGCAGATAATCTATCAATCCTGGAATGGAAATTTCTCCGTCATCTCCATCCAACCGGGAAAAACCTTCAGCTATAAAGTTGACAACAATAAGAAAAGTCCGACAGTCTACTCCGTTAAGTTCACAAACTTCTTTGACCGTTTTATCACCAAATCCCAACGAAAGTCCGAAACGGCTCATCACTTGCAACAAAGAATAGTTATCACTGATAAGATCAATCATCTTATCGGTTGGTTTATATTTCTGTAAATTATCCATTTATGCCTATTTATATTTAGATACTGCAAAGAAACGGAATATTTCACGGAAATACAATCACCATTTATAGGTATTTCAATTAATTACGGATTACTAAATACTAATTATATGCTAGTAATTTCTAACAGGAGTTTAGGCTGGCTACTCTTTTTTTAGTAATTTTGTCGCTATTAAATTGTAATTAGTAATTTATAATTAAAGTGATATGGCAAACGAACTCGAACTGAAATACGGCTGCAACCCTAACCAAAAGCCTGCCCGTATTTTCATGAAGGACGGCGAACTCCCCATTGAAGTACTGAACGGACGTCCCGGTTATATTAATCTGTTGGATGCATTCAACAGTTGGCAGTTAGTGAAAGAGCTAAAAGAAGCTACCAGGCTACCGGCTGCCGCTTCCTTTAAGCATGTAAGTCCAGCCGGCGCTGCCGTTGCAGTGGAAATGAATGATACACTCAAAAAGATTTATTTTGTAGATGATGTGAAGTTGTCCCCATTAGCCACCGCCTATGCACGCGCACGTGGTGCCGACCGTATGTCGTCGTATGGAGATTTCATCGCATTGTCCGATACCTGTGACGAAGAAACCGCACGCCTTATTAATCGTGAAGTATCTGACGGTGTGATTGCTCCGGATTATACTCCCGAAGCATTGGAAATTCTCAAAAACAAGAGAAAAGGTACATACAATGTAATCAAAATAGATCCGGCTTATCGTCCGGACTCTATTGAACACAAAGATGTTTTCGGCATAACCTTCGAACAGGGAAGAAACGAACTGAAAATTGACGAAAGTCTTTTGAAAGAAATGCCGACACAGAATCAAGTAATTCCTGCCGATGCAAAACGTGATTTGATTATTGCTTTAATCACTTTAAAATATACGCAATCCAACTCTGTATGTTATGCTAAAGACGGACAGGCTATCGGCATTGGCGCCGGACAGCAGTCACGTATTCATTGCACACGCCTCGCCGGAAATAAAGCAGACATCTGGTATCTACGCCAACATCCGAAAGTGATGAACCTGCCTTGGATTGAAAAAATCCGTCGTGCAGACCGTGACAATACGATTGATATATACATATCAGAAGATTATGATGATGTATTAGCAGACGGCATATGGCAACAGTTTTTCACTGAAAAACCGGAAGTACTGACTCGCGAAGAAAAACGTGCATGGTTGAACACAATGACAGGAGTATCTTTGGGATCAGACGCTTTCTTCCCCTTTGGAGATAACATCGAACGAGCACATAAGAGCGGTGTCAGCTACATAGCACAGCCAGGTGGTTCTGTACGCGACGACCATGTTATCAGCACTTGCGACAAATATAATATGGCAATGGCATTTACAGGAATTCGTTTATTCCACCATTAAAAAACATAGTTAATAAATAAGGGGCTGCCTCAAAAAGCAGCCCCTTATTTATTAACTTATTACCAAAACAGATTAATACAATTCACTTCCATCTACATTACCCGGAATAGTAGAGTCAAACCAAGATAAATCTGTCTTGTTTGTTACCCATTTATTGTAATTCTTATAAGCTTTTACCACTGATGATTTTTCTTTCGGATATCTCCATGCCGCTTCATCTGCAGAAGTTCGTGGAAAATCCAATGCCCAACAATACATATCTTTCATTCGGAAATAAATACCTTTCGATACATCCGAACAATCTTTCCCGTTTCCCAACAAATTCATATCCATTTTTGATGTCGGAGCAAAATCCGTTAAATGAATCTCATGCGAACGCTTATTGACAAATATAAACGGATTAAACTTCATCATAGAAACATTGCTAGTTACTGCTTTTAATGGGATAGTCACAACCAACTCTTCTGCCGAAACAAAAGAAGAGCCTTTTTCTGTATTGATAAAACCTGTTTCACCACCAGCAAAAGGTTTACTTATATCTTCCCAAATAATGAAAGTAGCGTTTGAGTCTCCACTTTCTAAAATAGCTCCCTCTACTTCTGCTACATCAATATCATTCGAAGCCAACGGTAGTTCTATCCCAAAACCAATTTTTGTATAACTTGCCGCACCCTTAGCAATCGGTCTAAACCGCATTTGGATACCGTTAATTTTATTATCCACATTTTTATAGACACTATATGTATAGTTCACTACAAAGTCATTTAAATCATAATCACCGGGATTAGGCCATTGATCTTCGAAAGCTAACGTACCATGAATTGATTCAGCCACAGTCACATCTTCATCAACTGGAATATCTTCACCCGGCTTAATAGCTTTTTCAGGAGTAGCCGTTACCTTTACCATTACATCATTGAAATCATAATCAGCCTTCCTGTCTCCAAAAGGACGGATATCAAAACCTGTCACACAACAATTATAGCCGTCCAATTCACGAGTTACTGCTTGAGTTTTGCCCCATGTATTCAATTCTGGAGTAGAGTAATACATTCCATTCACATCCCCATTAACGGCAGGACTCATCGTATTCTTAAAACTATATGCAAGTTTATCTGTTATAGCAGTACCGTCTTTTTTAAATCCGGCACGCGCAACGGCAAACCCGATTCGTGTACCATTTGGAAAAACCTTACTATATTTTGAGCCATCCCAATAAAGCAACTGAACTTTTAAGCCTGACGGACATTGCAACTGATTTGTGTTAGGCAGTAACATAGTCATGTGAAGTTTATAAACATCACTTTTTAAATCTCCCTCTTTATAATTATAATACAGCAATGAATTATAAACAGTTTGATTATCCACACAGAAACCACCGTCTCCAACATAAGTCACCCAAACCTGAGCTCCGTCCTCATCAACAATTCTCAAATCAGAATTCTTTGATAAATCCGCTATCTGAACATTCTTTTTTTCCGGATACCAACTATCAATCTTATTAATCAATGCCGGAGAAAGTTGTTCTTTTGACACCAACGAGCAACCTCCCTGAACAGGTATACCATTCTCATTCACTTCGTCATTTTTATAAGGAATAAATAATTGATAAAGGCCGCTGATTGGACCAAAAATCTGTGGAATTTCATCTGCAGCAGCACGAGTCACAGTAGCAGCCTGCGGGAAAGCAACTCCACGAAAATTTAATGAGCTAACATTCCGTACATCCACTTCCTGCACCTGCCCATATCCTGCAGTAAGTGGAGCAACAAAGACTTTAGAAAGATTATTGGCGACGACTACATCCGCATTCAATTTACCGGAAGCATCTGTATATCCAACAAAAATAGGTTCGACAGAGATAATTCCTTCTCCCGTGTAAGGTTGACTTGCAAATATCCCCATTTTTACACCTTTCTGTGTTTTTCCTTCTCCGTCAGTAGCAGTAATAGATATGCTCCTCTCTGTTTTTAGAGAAAAATCTGTAGATAAACCAAGTTCTGCATTTTCCAGATCTTCCTCATTCTGAGTAGATAAGTTTTTTTCTTCTATACATGAAGCGAAAATCAGACTGATGATTCCAAAAGAAAAATACTTTAAATTTCTCATATTCATATAATGTTTGTTTTGATCGACCCAAAGATAGCTATTTTAAATAAAAGTATCAAAAAACATAGTTATTTTATCCCCACTTATGATGAGAATGAGACTATTATTCCATTATTAATAGGGATTTTCTATTTCTACAAGGTACCCTATCTTTGCAGCATCACATTAAAAAAATATCAAAGATGAATAAAATTGGAGTATTTTATGGTTCCACAACCGGAACAACCGAAGACGTCGCCCGTCGAATTGCAGAGAAACTAAATGTTCCTTCCGCACATATTTTTGAAGTATCTAAACTTACAGAGGCTTTAGTCAATGAGTATGATGTACTTGTGCTAGGCAGCTCTACTTGGGGAGCCGGCGAACTGCAAGACGATTGGTATGACGGAGTAAATGTTTTAAAGAAATGCGATTTGTCTCATAAATATGTAGCCTTGTTCGGTTGCGGTGATTCCGACTCATATAGCGATACATTCTGCGATGCCATCGGGATTATTTATGAAGACCTGAAAGACGCGCATTGCAAATTCTGCGGAGCAGTAGATACGGCCGGATACACATTCGATTCTTCCATAGCGGTCGTAGACGGCAAATTTATCGGACTTCCAATTGATGAAGTCAACGAAGACAATCAGACAGAGGAACGTATCAGTGCGTGGGCTGAACAAGTAAAACAAGAAATAAGCTAACCTTCACCTTAATATAAACAATTGTTTGCATCATGGCTACCAAAAGAATCATTCCCGGTGAAATCCGGATTTTCCTCAATCATATTTATGAGTTTAAGAAAGGTATACGTAACATGGTACTTTATACAATGAGTAAAGAACATGAAGACTTTGCCGTGCGCCGGTTGAAGAACCAAAACATCAGCTATATGATACAGGAGATAGGTACTAATAAAATCAACCTGTTTTTTGGTAAACCCGAATGTATGGAAGCTATGCGACATATTATCACTCGTCCTTTAAATCAATTGACAGCTGAAGAAGATTTCATTTTAGGAACAATGCTGGGATATGATCTTTGCCAGCAATGCAAACGCTATTGCAACAAAAAAAGAGGTATTAAGATTGCTGTTTAAAAGATAACTTTGGCCTTGTAAGCTTTGTTTGTATGTAGTTTGTACCGAGCAGAATCGTTTCTAAAAAGACAGATAATCGGAGAAACGTTTTCCAATGGGAACTTGTTATACCAAGAAACGATTCGCTCAACAACAAACTAACAATAAGCAACGTTATGACTCAACAGCAAGAACAATTCAAAGCCTATTATACTCCAAGGCGAGAACTTTTTACCTTGTTGAGTGACAAATTGCCATTCTGAGAATATCAGCAGGCTTCACAATCTTTCTCTCTAGAGGCAGGGAGTATTCTTCATCTCATCTCTAAAGACAAAACTGCCTGACTGTTCCATTAAACTAACGGGAGTAAGTAAAATGGCAATCTCTTGCCTGACTGCAGATGTTCATGAGGATAAAACATAAACTAATACTATCAGCAGAGAGGTACTTAATTTTTTGAACATAAAGGCTAACTATTCATGGGTTAATGTCTTGTTTTAATTGACTATCTATATAATACAACTAAAACATCCAAACTACTAAAAGGAGAAAGAAAGATTATAGTGATTTATTAGATTCCATGTCCTCTCACATATCAAATTATGATAATAAAAAGAACAATATGAGGGTCAGTATTATAAAATAATATATATTCGCTTCATAAACATAGTAATTATATGTCACGAGAGAAAATATTAATCAGAACTTCCTGGGTAAGTACAATTGGCAACGCCATACTTTCCGCATCAAAAATCATTATCGGATTATTTGTAGGTAGTTTGGCTGTACTCGGTGACGGTATTGATTCGGCAACCGATGTAATCATCTCTATCGTAATGATTTTCACTGCACGCATCATGAACCGCCCACCTTCAAAAAAGTATGTATTCGGCTATGAGAAGGCGGAAGGAATCGCAACCAAAATCCTGTCGCTCGTAATATTTTATGCCGGTATGCAAATGTTGTTATCCTCCGTTGCCAACATCTTTTCGGATGCAACGAAAGAGGTTCCCTCGGCTATTGCGATATATGTTACTGTATTCTCTATCATTGGAAAGCTCTTGTTGGCCCATTATCAGTATAAACAAGGAAAAAGAATTGATAGCTCCATGCTGACAGCAAATGCGATCAATATGCGTAATGACGTTATTATCTCATCCGGAGTTTTGGTAGGACTGGTCTTTACCTTTATATTCAAACTACCGATACTCGATTCAATCACAGGATTAATAATCAGTCTCTTTATTATAAAATCGTCTGTCAGTATCTTTATTGATTCTAACGTCGAACTAATGGACGGTGTTAAAGATGTGAATGTATATAACAAGATCTTTGAAGCCGTAGAGGAAGTCCCCGGCGCAAGCAACCCGCACCGTGTAAGGTCAAGAATGATAGGGAATCTTTATATGATTACCCTCGATATAGAGGTTAATCCACAAATTACCATCACACAAGCCCATGAGATTGCAGAATCGGTGGAAAAAAGCATAAAAAGTTCCATAGATAACGTTTATGACATTCTTGTACACGTAGAACCTGCCGGTGAATGCCAGACAAATGAAAAATTCGGAATAGATAAAGATATGGTCGAAAAAACAATAAATAAACCATAATTAATAGATATAATTGACCTTTGTCACATATGTTACAGTTTTAATCTATATGCCCGTATTATCTTTGCAAAAAAAATAGATTATGGAACAATTACATGCTCATGAAGTCCTTCACATGATGAAAGGTAATAGTTACTCAGAATTATCATTAAAGAAGGCAATCAGTGAAAAGTTCGGAGAAGATCAACGCTTCTATACTTGTTCGGCAGAAAATATGGATATTGATGAACTTATAGAGTTTCTCAAGATGAAAGGTAAGTTT
The nucleotide sequence above comes from Bacteroides caccae. Encoded proteins:
- a CDS encoding phosphoribosylaminoimidazolecarboxamide formyltransferase; amino-acid sequence: MANELELKYGCNPNQKPARIFMKDGELPIEVLNGRPGYINLLDAFNSWQLVKELKEATRLPAAASFKHVSPAGAAVAVEMNDTLKKIYFVDDVKLSPLATAYARARGADRMSSYGDFIALSDTCDEETARLINREVSDGVIAPDYTPEALEILKNKRKGTYNVIKIDPAYRPDSIEHKDVFGITFEQGRNELKIDESLLKEMPTQNQVIPADAKRDLIIALITLKYTQSNSVCYAKDGQAIGIGAGQQSRIHCTRLAGNKADIWYLRQHPKVMNLPWIEKIRRADRDNTIDIYISEDYDDVLADGIWQQFFTEKPEVLTREEKRAWLNTMTGVSLGSDAFFPFGDNIERAHKSGVSYIAQPGGSVRDDHVISTCDKYNMAMAFTGIRLFHH
- a CDS encoding response regulator transcription factor, with the translated sequence MKNNEVIRIAIAETSVIIRGGLTAALKRLPNAKVQPIELLSAEALHDCLRTQCPEMLIVNPTFGDYFDVNKFREEVSGKKIRLIALVTSFVDASLLSKYDESISIFDDLETLSKKIAGLLDMSSEEDEVDSQDALSQREKEIVICVVKGMTNKEIAEKLFLSIHTVITHRRNISKKLQIHSAAGLTIYAIVNKLVTLSDVKDL
- a CDS encoding hemerythrin domain-containing protein, which codes for MDNLQKYKPTDKMIDLISDNYSLLQVMSRFGLSLGFGDKTVKEVCELNGVDCRTFLIVVNFIAEGFSRLDGDDGEISIPGLIDYLRQAHIYFLDFSLPAIRRKLIEAIDCSQDDVAFLILKFFDEYTKEVRKHMDYEEKTVFKYVDLLIKGDAPKNYQISTFSKHHDQVGEKLTELKNIIIKYCPAKANENLLNAALFDIYACEAGLESHCKVEDYIFVPAILKLERRIRENEK
- a CDS encoding DUF2023 family protein, with amino-acid sequence MATKRIIPGEIRIFLNHIYEFKKGIRNMVLYTMSKEHEDFAVRRLKNQNISYMIQEIGTNKINLFFGKPECMEAMRHIITRPLNQLTAEEDFILGTMLGYDLCQQCKRYCNKKRGIKIAV
- the fldA gene encoding flavodoxin FldA, translating into MNKIGVFYGSTTGTTEDVARRIAEKLNVPSAHIFEVSKLTEALVNEYDVLVLGSSTWGAGELQDDWYDGVNVLKKCDLSHKYVALFGCGDSDSYSDTFCDAIGIIYEDLKDAHCKFCGAVDTAGYTFDSSIAVVDGKFIGLPIDEVNEDNQTEERISAWAEQVKQEIS
- a CDS encoding YecH family metal-binding protein, coding for MEQLHAHEVLHMMKGNSYSELSLKKAISEKFGEDQRFYTCSAENMDIDELIEFLKMKGKFMSTDEGFTVDITKVCNH
- a CDS encoding cation diffusion facilitator family transporter, whose product is MSREKILIRTSWVSTIGNAILSASKIIIGLFVGSLAVLGDGIDSATDVIISIVMIFTARIMNRPPSKKYVFGYEKAEGIATKILSLVIFYAGMQMLLSSVANIFSDATKEVPSAIAIYVTVFSIIGKLLLAHYQYKQGKRIDSSMLTANAINMRNDVIISSGVLVGLVFTFIFKLPILDSITGLIISLFIIKSSVSIFIDSNVELMDGVKDVNVYNKIFEAVEEVPGASNPHRVRSRMIGNLYMITLDIEVNPQITITQAHEIAESVEKSIKSSIDNVYDILVHVEPAGECQTNEKFGIDKDMVEKTINKP
- a CDS encoding acyltransferase, with protein sequence MEKKTFKQRIKEKPSLKQAVYRLIMHPVKTRPNWWIRLFDFIYLKRGKGSVIYRSVRKDLPPFNHFFLGKYSVVEDFSCLNNAVGDLTIGDYTRVGLRNTIIGPVNIGNHVNLAQNVTVTGLNHNYQDVKKMIDEQGVNTQPVVIEDDVWVGANSVILPGVTLGKHCVVAAGSVVSHSVPSYSICAGCPAKVIKTYDFETKEWKKVEKTVSGNYK
- a CDS encoding LruC domain-containing protein, with the protein product MRNLKYFSFGIISLIFASCIEEKNLSTQNEEDLENAELGLSTDFSLKTERSISITATDGEGKTQKGVKMGIFASQPYTGEGIISVEPIFVGYTDASGKLNADVVVANNLSKVFVAPLTAGYGQVQEVDVRNVSSLNFRGVAFPQAATVTRAAADEIPQIFGPISGLYQLFIPYKNDEVNENGIPVQGGCSLVSKEQLSPALINKIDSWYPEKKNVQIADLSKNSDLRIVDEDGAQVWVTYVGDGGFCVDNQTVYNSLLYYNYKEGDLKSDVYKLHMTMLLPNTNQLQCPSGLKVQLLYWDGSKYSKVFPNGTRIGFAVARAGFKKDGTAITDKLAYSFKNTMSPAVNGDVNGMYYSTPELNTWGKTQAVTRELDGYNCCVTGFDIRPFGDRKADYDFNDVMVKVTATPEKAIKPGEDIPVDEDVTVAESIHGTLAFEDQWPNPGDYDLNDFVVNYTYSVYKNVDNKINGIQMRFRPIAKGAASYTKIGFGIELPLASNDIDVAEVEGAILESGDSNATFIIWEDISKPFAGGETGFINTEKGSSFVSAEELVVTIPLKAVTSNVSMMKFNPFIFVNKRSHEIHLTDFAPTSKMDMNLLGNGKDCSDVSKGIYFRMKDMYCWALDFPRTSADEAAWRYPKEKSSVVKAYKNYNKWVTNKTDLSWFDSTIPGNVDGSELY